The Bacillota bacterium genome has a window encoding:
- the fliE gene encoding flagellar hook-basal body complex protein FliE — protein sequence MPEPLLGTTLHLSETLMRGRGYGTGATNTPDVPFREIFSRAWQEVNALQKEAEQKSIEVALGEAESFHEVIIATEKATLALQLLVQFQNKLLDAYHEIMRLQV from the coding sequence ATGCCGGAGCCCCTTTTAGGAACGACCCTACATCTAAGCGAAACTCTCATGAGAGGCCGGGGGTACGGGACAGGAGCCACAAATACCCCCGATGTTCCATTTAGGGAAATTTTCTCCCGCGCCTGGCAGGAAGTAAATGCTCTCCAAAAAGAAGCGGAACAAAAATCAATAGAAGTGGCCCTGGGGGAGGCTGAAAGTTTTCACGAAGTAATTATTGCGACGGAAAAGGCTACACTTGCTTTACAGCTCTTGGTACAGTTTCAGAACAAGTTACTTGATGCTTACCATGAAATTATGCGTCTTCAAGTTTAA